One genomic window of Candidatus Pseudobacter hemicellulosilyticus includes the following:
- the sucD gene encoding succinate--CoA ligase subunit alpha, whose product MSILVNKQSKILVQGFTGTEGTFHATQMIEYGTQVVGGVTPNKGGTSHLDRPVFNTVADAVKATGANVSIIFVPPAFAGDAIMEAADAGIALVICITEGIPVQDMVKAKNYLQGTSTRLIGPNCPGVITAEECKVGIMPGFVFKKGKIGIVSKSGTLTYEASDQVAKAGLGVSTAVGIGGDPIIGTTTREALELFMNDPETEAVVMIGEIGGGMEAEAARWYKDQPTKKPVVGFIAGQTAPPGRRMGHAGAIVGGAEDTAEAKMKIMEECGIKVVKSPADIGVTIAQLLKK is encoded by the coding sequence ATGAGCATTTTAGTTAACAAGCAATCAAAAATCCTGGTGCAGGGCTTTACCGGTACGGAAGGAACTTTCCATGCTACTCAGATGATTGAGTATGGTACCCAGGTGGTAGGTGGTGTAACGCCCAATAAAGGTGGCACATCCCATCTTGACCGCCCCGTATTCAATACTGTTGCCGATGCTGTAAAAGCCACCGGAGCGAATGTTTCCATCATCTTCGTCCCCCCGGCATTTGCTGGTGACGCTATCATGGAAGCAGCCGATGCCGGCATCGCCCTCGTGATCTGCATCACGGAAGGTATCCCTGTGCAAGACATGGTAAAGGCAAAGAACTACCTCCAGGGTACTTCTACCCGCCTCATTGGACCCAACTGCCCCGGTGTTATCACCGCTGAAGAATGCAAAGTAGGCATCATGCCCGGCTTCGTATTCAAAAAAGGCAAGATCGGTATTGTATCCAAATCCGGTACACTGACCTATGAAGCCTCCGACCAGGTGGCCAAAGCCGGCCTCGGCGTTTCTACTGCCGTAGGTATCGGTGGAGACCCCATCATTGGCACCACCACCCGCGAAGCACTGGAACTGTTCATGAACGACCCCGAAACCGAGGCCGTTGTAATGATCGGTGAAATTGGCGGTGGCATGGAAGCTGAAGCAGCCCGCTGGTACAAAGATCAGCCCACCAAAAAACCGGTAGTTGGTTTTATTGCCGGTCAGACAGCTCCTCCCGGCCGCCGTATGGGCCACGCAGGCGCTATCGTTGGCGGCGCTGAAGACACCGCTGAAGCCAAGATGAAGATCATGGAAGAATGCGGTATCAAAGTGGTAAAAAGCCCCGCTGATATTGGTGTAACCATTGCACAGTTATTGAAGAAATAA
- a CDS encoding FAD-binding oxidoreductase: protein MQTDCIIVGQGISGTMLSWALQQAGIAHIVIDHPKNNTASRVAPGVINPVTGRRIVKTWMIDELMPHAWNIYQQLGQATGITAIEQKNIVDFFTTPQMKNAFESRFETDQQYLALPNRDSDWQPYFHFDFGYGEIDPVYLVNLQTVLPAYRKLLQQRNQLWEEELDTQLLQVEPGKVQYKDLQAERIIFCDGIAGASNPWFHQLPFSANKGEVVWVEIKDMPDTNLYKKGFALIPWEKDVFWLGSTYLWEFENDQPTPGFRQFADTWLQQTVKLPYKILDHKAAIRPATLERRPFVGFHPEIPAVGILNGMGTKGCSLAPWFAQEMVQQLLTGSPLTPEASVQRFRGVLSRDLSN, encoded by the coding sequence ATGCAAACAGATTGTATCATCGTTGGACAAGGCATATCAGGCACCATGCTGAGCTGGGCACTGCAACAGGCCGGCATTGCGCACATTGTCATTGATCACCCAAAGAATAACACCGCCTCCAGGGTAGCACCCGGCGTTATCAACCCCGTTACAGGAAGACGTATTGTAAAAACCTGGATGATAGATGAGCTGATGCCTCATGCCTGGAATATTTACCAGCAGCTGGGTCAGGCCACTGGCATCACTGCTATTGAGCAAAAGAATATCGTAGACTTCTTCACCACACCACAGATGAAGAATGCCTTCGAAAGCCGGTTCGAAACAGACCAGCAGTACCTCGCCCTCCCCAACAGGGATAGCGACTGGCAGCCCTATTTCCATTTTGATTTCGGCTACGGAGAAATTGACCCGGTATACCTGGTGAACCTGCAGACCGTCCTGCCCGCTTACCGCAAACTGTTGCAGCAACGCAACCAGTTGTGGGAAGAAGAACTGGATACGCAGCTGCTGCAGGTAGAACCCGGTAAAGTACAATACAAGGACCTGCAGGCGGAGCGGATCATTTTCTGTGACGGCATTGCCGGAGCCAGTAATCCCTGGTTCCACCAGCTGCCTTTTTCTGCCAATAAAGGAGAAGTAGTATGGGTGGAGATCAAAGACATGCCCGATACCAATCTCTATAAAAAAGGCTTTGCCCTGATCCCCTGGGAAAAGGATGTATTCTGGTTAGGTTCCACCTACCTCTGGGAATTTGAAAACGATCAGCCAACCCCGGGCTTCAGGCAGTTTGCCGATACCTGGCTGCAGCAGACCGTAAAGCTTCCCTACAAGATCCTGGATCATAAGGCAGCTATAAGGCCCGCCACCCTGGAACGCCGGCCATTTGTAGGATTTCATCCGGAAATCCCGGCTGTAGGTATCCTTAATGGCATGGGCACCAAGGGCTGTTCACTGGCCCCCTGGTTTGCACAGGAAATGGTGCAGCAATTGCTGACAGGCAGCCCGCTGACACCGGAAGCTTCCGTGCAGCGCTTCAGGGGCGTCCTGTCCAGGGATCTGTCCAATTAA
- a CDS encoding alpha-2-macroglobulin family protein, translating into MWCKKSGLLVLITLLLTAVNAQQKMNTYDRNWKKIDSLIEQAGLPQSALKELDKLTTLARQEKNEPQLIRTLIYRLNFQDAREENAAQKNITLLQKEISTSSGPARAILQSMTAEAYKRYFEQNRWRIYDRSETSVTFNKDNIATWSADELHREIGAHYLASLSNEKQLQQTRLEPFDPILIKGNTRKLRPTLFDLLAFRALDYFQSKERTLTQPAYAFELNEAAAFADAPAFAAHTFSTRDSSSLSFKALQLYQRILRFHLADTQPYARIDADINRIAFVYNNSTHPDKETLYTQALKNLASQYGQQPAAAQASYLLAAWYAQQARSYEPGKDSTHRYAYLEAAKICQQILLQKDSSEGKTNCQQLLAEIQRPYLSLSTEMVNLPAQPFRSLVQYRNISRIYGRLIRMDLKSREALGSSWEDAYWNKLLKLPSHKTFTQSLPDTRDHQEHGVEIPMEGLPVGMYALVSSTGNDFQMSKDAMALQFFYVSGISYINRENEYFVLHRETGAPLVRASAQLWYRVYDSNTRKYIRRQGENIVTNQQGYFQVAPSASKDHRNFYLELTHGNDHLLIDNYQYNNTYQPEKQDKPQLTSFLFTDRSIYRPGQLLYAKGIVINKTTDGKNSTVASGVATTILLLDANGQPIDSVKVTTSDYGSWNARFTLPSGVLNGQFQLLDKTSSTYHSFSVEEYKRPRFYTEINKPGGSYRLNDSITLTGQAKAYAGNNIDGASVRYRVVRRTVMPFWYYGFTPGSYSSSRIWPPYQNNSMEIAHGETSTDANGQFTIRFRAIPDNSVDRKLQPSFYYEVSADVTDISGETRSGSTGLSISYQALQLAINLPDQLPADSLAGIRISSTNSSDSFQQARVTLTLRPLTTPSRQFRQRLWQEPDQFLLSKEEYYRLFPYDIYSNEDNVQQWPEGPALLTITDTTAADSRFAIGKTRIPAGWYKVEASTTDKFGEPVKDIKYVQLTDQADRNPQAYVSIDTRNPAAEPGQRLYYSVRTNLDSAFVIHELERKGTPAQRTFFTLHQNSKGFELPVTEADRGGLGMQVFFVKHNRSYSATQLWQVPYTNKELSISYETFRDKTLPGSAEKWKVKISGYKNEKLAAELLTAMYDASLDQFKPQQWAIPGVLDYFMQDPSKRWSGNTNFQEVGSEFRRTEVGSIDYYEKRYDALLTGFEFGFGTMAYFKPPRIVADAAVARNAAQPQAAGDQAYARVGTITQESKKEEITVTGNMVVMGDSGLPTAAVEPAGGQQPATAPVRTNFNETAFFFPDLHTDAQGNIEFSFTMPEALTKWKWMSLAHTRDLAFGYSEKNIITQKELMVQPNAPRFLREGDRMDFSGKIVNLTDKELSGQVGLQLTDPASGQPVDGWFINVTPQQYFTVAAGQSTPVRFSIQIPYQYNRPVTYRMVASAGNLSDGEEAILPVVSNRMLVTESLPISIRGTASKDFSFTKLLQSGSSETLSQHKLTVEYTTNPAWYAVQALPYLMEYPYDCAEQVFNRYYANTLAASIVKASPAIKAIFDRWKIQDTAALLSNLQKNEELKALLLQETPWVLEARQESEQKKRIALLYDMVRMGTEQQSALAKLRELLHDKGGFMWFKGGPDDRYITQYILTGIGHLKKLKALPVNDPQLNALLKDAIPYLDQRIKEDYDQLLKSKAKITDNQLGYIQIQYLYMRSFFPEYAVPGASFNAYNFYRKQSQQFWLSQSRYMQGMIALSLHRTGDPQNAKKIIASLKENALVSEEMGMYWKNITAGYYWHQAPVETQALLIEAFAEVTNDTKAVEDLKTWLLKQKQTNAWRTTRATADACYALLMQGTSWLSNEPVVEIRLGDKLIRSTEQSTEAGTGYFKTSIDGAGVKPEMGRINVSVKNAPTATPSPSWGAVYWQYFENLDKITQAATPLKLQKKLYVEQNTDRGPVLQPLNEGETLSVGDKVKVRIELTVDRDMEYVHMKDMRAACMEPVNVLSGYKWQGGLGYYESTKDASTNFFFGALRKGTWIFEYPLFVTHTGTFSNGVTSIQCMYAPEFTAHSEGIKVSVEQ; encoded by the coding sequence ATGTGGTGTAAAAAATCAGGCTTACTCGTATTGATCACCCTATTGCTAACGGCCGTCAATGCGCAACAAAAGATGAACACTTACGACAGGAACTGGAAAAAGATTGACTCCCTCATTGAGCAGGCAGGACTGCCCCAGTCCGCGCTGAAAGAGCTGGACAAGCTGACCACCCTGGCCCGCCAGGAGAAAAATGAACCACAGCTGATCAGGACCCTGATCTACCGCCTCAACTTCCAGGATGCCCGCGAGGAAAATGCCGCACAGAAAAATATCACCCTCCTGCAAAAGGAGATCAGCACCAGCAGCGGCCCAGCCCGCGCCATCCTGCAAAGCATGACAGCCGAGGCCTATAAACGCTATTTTGAACAGAACCGCTGGCGGATCTATGACCGCTCCGAGACCAGCGTCACCTTCAATAAGGACAATATCGCCACCTGGAGCGCCGATGAGCTGCACCGGGAGATCGGCGCCCATTACCTGGCCTCCCTGTCCAATGAAAAACAGCTGCAGCAAACCCGGCTGGAACCCTTTGACCCTATCCTTATCAAAGGCAATACCCGCAAGCTGCGCCCTACCCTGTTTGACCTGCTGGCCTTCCGCGCACTGGATTATTTCCAGAGCAAGGAACGCACCCTTACCCAACCCGCTTACGCTTTCGAGCTCAATGAAGCTGCCGCTTTTGCCGATGCGCCGGCATTTGCCGCCCATACTTTCAGCACCCGGGACAGCAGTTCTCTGTCCTTTAAAGCACTCCAGCTCTACCAGCGCATCCTTCGTTTCCACCTGGCAGACACCCAGCCATACGCCCGCATTGATGCTGATATCAACCGCATTGCTTTTGTCTATAATAACAGTACCCATCCCGATAAAGAAACACTTTACACACAGGCGCTGAAAAACCTGGCCAGCCAGTACGGCCAGCAACCCGCAGCCGCCCAGGCTTCCTACCTGCTGGCAGCATGGTATGCGCAACAGGCCAGAAGCTATGAACCCGGTAAAGACAGCACTCACCGCTACGCCTACCTGGAAGCAGCAAAGATCTGCCAGCAGATCCTGCTGCAAAAAGACAGCTCCGAAGGCAAGACCAATTGCCAGCAGCTGCTGGCAGAGATCCAACGCCCCTACCTCAGCCTCTCTACCGAAATGGTCAACCTGCCGGCCCAGCCGTTCCGGTCGCTGGTGCAATACCGCAATATCAGCAGGATCTACGGCCGCCTGATCCGCATGGACCTGAAGAGCCGGGAAGCCCTGGGCTCCTCCTGGGAAGACGCCTACTGGAACAAATTGCTCAAACTACCCAGTCATAAGACCTTTACACAGTCCCTGCCTGATACCAGGGATCACCAGGAACATGGCGTGGAGATCCCTATGGAAGGCCTGCCCGTTGGTATGTATGCCCTTGTCAGCAGCACCGGCAATGATTTCCAGATGAGCAAGGACGCCATGGCCCTCCAGTTCTTTTATGTATCCGGCATCTCCTATATCAACCGGGAGAATGAATATTTTGTACTGCACCGGGAAACCGGCGCTCCCTTAGTAAGGGCTTCCGCACAACTCTGGTACCGCGTGTACGACAGTAATACCCGGAAATATATCCGGCGCCAGGGCGAAAATATAGTCACCAACCAGCAAGGCTATTTCCAGGTAGCCCCTTCCGCTTCCAAAGATCATCGTAATTTCTACCTGGAACTCACTCACGGAAACGACCACCTGCTAATTGACAATTACCAGTATAACAATACTTATCAGCCGGAAAAACAGGACAAACCCCAACTGACCAGCTTCCTGTTCACCGACCGCTCTATTTACCGCCCGGGACAGCTGCTGTATGCAAAAGGGATTGTGATCAATAAAACAACTGATGGTAAGAACAGCACCGTGGCCAGCGGAGTGGCTACCACCATCCTCTTGCTGGACGCCAACGGCCAGCCCATAGATTCTGTGAAAGTGACCACCAGCGACTATGGCTCCTGGAACGCCCGCTTCACCCTCCCCTCCGGTGTCCTAAACGGCCAGTTCCAGCTGCTGGATAAGACCAGCAGCACTTACCACTCCTTTTCTGTAGAGGAATACAAAAGACCCCGCTTCTATACCGAGATCAATAAACCCGGCGGCTCCTATCGCCTCAACGATTCTATCACATTGACCGGCCAGGCCAAAGCCTATGCCGGCAATAATATTGACGGGGCCAGTGTCCGCTACCGGGTAGTACGCAGGACCGTTATGCCCTTCTGGTACTATGGCTTTACACCCGGCAGCTACAGCAGCTCCAGGATCTGGCCACCTTACCAGAATAACAGCATGGAGATTGCCCACGGCGAAACCAGCACTGACGCCAACGGGCAATTCACTATCCGCTTCAGGGCCATCCCTGATAACAGCGTGGACAGGAAACTACAGCCCAGCTTTTACTACGAGGTCAGCGCAGACGTCACCGATATCAGCGGCGAAACCCGCAGCGGCAGTACCGGCCTCTCCATCAGCTACCAGGCCCTGCAGCTGGCCATCAACCTGCCGGATCAATTACCGGCCGACAGCCTGGCCGGTATCCGCATCAGCAGCACCAATAGCAGCGACAGCTTCCAGCAGGCCAGGGTCACCCTCACCCTTCGCCCCCTCACAACGCCTTCCCGCCAGTTCCGGCAAAGGCTATGGCAGGAGCCTGATCAGTTCCTCCTTTCCAAAGAAGAATATTACCGGCTCTTCCCCTATGATATTTACAGTAACGAAGACAACGTACAGCAATGGCCCGAAGGACCTGCCCTTCTGACCATCACCGATACCACCGCAGCCGACAGCCGCTTTGCCATCGGCAAAACCAGGATCCCTGCCGGCTGGTATAAAGTGGAAGCCAGCACCACCGATAAATTCGGGGAGCCGGTGAAGGACATCAAATATGTCCAGCTGACCGACCAGGCCGATCGTAATCCCCAGGCCTATGTCAGTATTGACACCCGCAACCCAGCAGCCGAACCGGGTCAGCGCCTGTATTACAGCGTACGCACCAACCTGGATTCCGCCTTCGTGATCCATGAGCTGGAAAGAAAAGGAACACCCGCACAAAGAACCTTTTTCACCCTCCACCAAAATAGTAAAGGCTTTGAACTGCCCGTTACAGAAGCCGACCGCGGCGGACTGGGCATGCAGGTATTTTTTGTAAAACATAACAGGAGCTATTCCGCCACCCAGCTCTGGCAGGTTCCCTATACCAATAAGGAGCTGAGCATTTCTTATGAAACCTTCCGCGACAAGACCCTGCCGGGCAGCGCCGAAAAATGGAAGGTGAAGATCAGCGGCTACAAAAATGAAAAGCTGGCAGCCGAGCTGCTGACAGCTATGTACGATGCCTCCCTGGACCAGTTCAAACCCCAGCAATGGGCCATCCCCGGCGTACTGGATTATTTTATGCAGGATCCCTCAAAACGCTGGTCAGGCAACACTAATTTCCAGGAAGTAGGATCGGAATTCAGGAGGACTGAAGTCGGCAGTATCGATTACTATGAGAAGCGCTATGATGCGCTGCTCACCGGTTTTGAGTTTGGCTTTGGAACCATGGCCTATTTTAAACCACCCAGGATTGTTGCCGACGCGGCAGTCGCCAGGAACGCTGCGCAGCCCCAGGCCGCCGGTGACCAGGCATACGCAAGGGTCGGAACAATAACGCAGGAATCAAAAAAGGAGGAAATCACTGTAACTGGCAATATGGTAGTCATGGGAGACTCCGGCCTGCCAACAGCAGCTGTTGAGCCTGCCGGAGGCCAGCAGCCGGCCACCGCTCCCGTCCGCACCAATTTCAACGAGACCGCCTTCTTCTTCCCCGACCTGCACACCGATGCACAGGGAAATATTGAATTCTCTTTCACCATGCCCGAAGCCCTCACAAAATGGAAATGGATGAGCCTGGCCCATACCAGGGACCTGGCCTTCGGTTATAGCGAGAAAAACATCATCACCCAGAAAGAGCTGATGGTGCAGCCCAACGCCCCCCGCTTCCTGCGCGAAGGGGATCGTATGGACTTCAGTGGTAAGATCGTTAACCTTACTGATAAAGAGCTCAGCGGCCAGGTAGGGCTGCAGCTCACTGATCCCGCCAGCGGGCAACCCGTAGACGGCTGGTTCATCAATGTAACGCCGCAGCAGTATTTCACCGTAGCTGCAGGACAAAGCACACCGGTACGCTTCTCCATCCAGATCCCTTACCAGTATAACCGGCCCGTTACCTACCGCATGGTGGCCAGCGCCGGCAACCTGAGCGATGGCGAAGAAGCCATCCTGCCTGTAGTGAGCAATCGCATGTTGGTAACCGAGAGCCTGCCCATCTCCATACGCGGTACTGCCAGCAAGGATTTCAGTTTCACCAAACTGCTCCAGAGCGGCAGCAGTGAAACCCTCAGCCAGCACAAACTGACCGTGGAATACACTACCAACCCCGCCTGGTATGCCGTACAGGCCCTGCCCTACCTGATGGAATACCCGTACGATTGTGCCGAGCAGGTCTTCAACCGTTATTACGCCAATACCCTGGCCGCTTCTATCGTCAAGGCATCACCCGCCATCAAAGCCATTTTTGATCGCTGGAAGATCCAGGACACAGCCGCCCTGCTCAGCAACCTCCAGAAGAACGAAGAGTTGAAAGCCCTCCTGCTCCAGGAAACACCCTGGGTGCTGGAAGCCAGACAGGAATCCGAACAGAAGAAAAGGATCGCCCTGCTCTATGATATGGTGCGCATGGGTACCGAACAGCAAAGCGCCCTGGCAAAGCTGCGCGAGCTGCTGCACGACAAAGGCGGTTTCATGTGGTTCAAAGGCGGCCCGGACGACCGGTACATTACCCAGTACATCCTCACCGGCATCGGTCACCTTAAAAAGCTGAAGGCCCTGCCGGTCAATGACCCGCAGCTCAACGCCCTGCTCAAAGACGCTATTCCTTACCTGGACCAGCGCATCAAAGAAGACTATGACCAGCTGCTGAAGAGCAAGGCTAAAATAACAGACAACCAGCTGGGCTATATCCAGATCCAGTATCTCTATATGCGCAGCTTCTTCCCGGAATATGCCGTACCGGGCGCCAGCTTCAACGCGTATAATTTCTACCGGAAACAATCGCAGCAGTTCTGGCTCTCCCAAAGCCGCTACATGCAGGGCATGATAGCGCTGTCCCTCCACCGCACCGGCGATCCGCAGAACGCGAAGAAAATAATAGCCTCCCTCAAAGAGAATGCCCTGGTCAGCGAAGAGATGGGCATGTACTGGAAGAATATTACAGCAGGCTACTACTGGCACCAGGCGCCTGTTGAAACACAGGCCCTGCTGATAGAAGCATTTGCCGAAGTGACCAATGATACCAAAGCCGTGGAAGACCTCAAAACCTGGCTGCTGAAACAAAAACAGACCAATGCCTGGCGCACCACCAGGGCCACTGCGGACGCCTGTTACGCACTGCTGATGCAGGGAACCAGCTGGCTCAGCAATGAACCCGTGGTAGAGATCCGCCTCGGTGATAAACTGATCCGCAGCACCGAACAGTCCACCGAAGCCGGCACCGGTTATTTCAAGACCAGCATTGATGGCGCTGGGGTAAAACCGGAAATGGGCAGGATCAACGTCAGCGTGAAGAACGCACCCACTGCCACGCCTTCCCCCAGCTGGGGCGCGGTATACTGGCAGTACTTTGAGAACCTGGACAAAATAACACAGGCCGCCACGCCGCTGAAACTGCAGAAGAAATTATACGTGGAGCAAAACACCGACCGTGGTCCCGTACTGCAACCCCTAAACGAAGGCGAAACATTAAGTGTGGGCGACAAAGTGAAAGTAAGAATAGAACTGACCGTTGACCGGGATATGGAATATGTACATATGAAAGATATGCGCGCCGCCTGCATGGAACCGGTCAATGTACTCAGCGGCTATAAATGGCAGGGTGGCCTCGGTTATTATGAAAGCACCAAAGACGCCAGCACCAATTTCTTCTTTGGCGCGTTGCGCAAGGGCACCTGGATATTTGAATATCCACTGTTTGTGACCCATACCGGTACTTTCAGCAATGGGGTTACCAGCATCCAGTGCATGTATGCTCCGGAATTTACTGCACATTCTGAAGGAATAAAAGTGAGCGTTGAACAATAG
- a CDS encoding ATP-binding cassette domain-containing protein has protein sequence MIEVKNIQKGFGDKTVLNGVSVLMEAGKCNLIIGASGSGKTVFMKCLVGLFVPDSGEILYNGQDFINMNADSRKEIRKQIGMLFQGSALFDSQTVEQNIMFPLNMFTKDSHAKKLKRVNEVLDRVNLKDANKKFPAELSGGMKKRVGIARAIVLNPKYLFCDEPNSGLDPQTSLVIDKLIKEITAEYQITTVVNTHDMNSVMEIGDHIIYMHKGVKEWEGTNKEIIFSKNELLNEFIFASEFLKDAKDMRMLEQAGKIDNDRNMDELLK, from the coding sequence ATGATAGAAGTAAAAAACATTCAGAAAGGATTTGGCGATAAGACCGTGCTCAACGGCGTCAGCGTGTTGATGGAAGCAGGGAAATGCAACCTGATCATTGGCGCCAGCGGCAGCGGGAAGACCGTATTCATGAAATGCCTGGTAGGCCTTTTTGTCCCTGACAGCGGGGAGATCCTGTACAACGGGCAGGATTTTATCAATATGAACGCCGATTCCCGCAAGGAGATACGGAAACAGATCGGGATGCTGTTCCAGGGTTCCGCCCTGTTTGACAGCCAGACCGTAGAGCAGAATATCATGTTCCCCCTCAATATGTTCACCAAGGACAGCCACGCCAAAAAACTCAAAAGGGTCAATGAAGTGCTGGACCGGGTGAACCTCAAGGACGCTAACAAAAAATTTCCCGCCGAGCTCAGCGGCGGTATGAAAAAAAGGGTGGGCATTGCCCGGGCCATCGTGCTCAACCCCAAATATCTTTTCTGCGACGAGCCCAACTCCGGGCTTGACCCCCAGACCTCCCTGGTCATAGATAAGCTCATTAAAGAGATCACTGCGGAATACCAGATCACCACCGTGGTCAATACGCACGACATGAACAGTGTCATGGAGATCGGAGATCATATCATCTACATGCACAAAGGCGTGAAAGAATGGGAAGGGACCAACAAAGAGATCATTTTCAGCAAGAACGAGCTGCTGAACGAGTTTATTTTCGCCTCTGAGTTCCTGAAAGACGCAAAAGATATGCGTATGCTGGAACAAGCCGGCAAAATAGACAATGACCGGAATATGGATGAACTACTAAAATAG
- a CDS encoding zinc-dependent peptidase, producing the protein MEILVISTVVFGIIFLYGPVTEWINRLHIRRQYARFLSQESALHAVISRYMRFYNRLSPEDKRKFLFRTFLFRAARHFHYIEVKEKQEMSILISAAAVQLTFGLEKFQLGYFRNIYVLKEDYHYGQYARPFQGHVDHSGIYLSWDNFLLGIQGLSPNCNVGVHEMAHALAWVNFITRTEEDKHFKKEFRNFSKIARPIFESMQAGSKNILGEYAGTNYHEFWAMSVELFFENPIRLRHELPELFSAMSRLLRQDPLVIINRARLAAA; encoded by the coding sequence ATGGAAATACTGGTCATTTCCACCGTGGTTTTCGGTATTATATTCCTGTATGGACCTGTGACGGAATGGATCAACCGGCTGCATATCCGGCGTCAGTACGCACGCTTTCTCTCCCAGGAATCCGCTTTGCATGCCGTGATCTCCCGCTATATGCGTTTTTATAACCGGCTCAGCCCGGAAGACAAACGAAAATTCCTTTTCCGCACTTTTCTTTTCCGCGCCGCCAGGCATTTCCATTATATAGAAGTTAAGGAGAAACAGGAGATGTCCATCCTGATCAGCGCCGCCGCTGTTCAGCTGACCTTTGGACTGGAAAAGTTCCAGCTGGGCTATTTCCGGAATATCTATGTGCTGAAGGAAGACTATCATTACGGTCAATATGCCCGGCCTTTCCAGGGCCATGTGGACCATAGCGGCATTTACCTGTCCTGGGATAATTTCCTGCTGGGTATCCAGGGGCTTTCCCCCAACTGCAATGTGGGTGTGCATGAAATGGCGCATGCCCTGGCCTGGGTGAATTTTATTACCCGCACCGAGGAGGACAAACATTTCAAAAAGGAATTCAGGAATTTCAGCAAAATAGCCCGCCCCATCTTTGAGTCTATGCAGGCGGGTTCCAAAAATATTCTGGGCGAATATGCCGGCACTAACTACCACGAGTTCTGGGCCATGAGCGTGGAGCTGTTCTTTGAGAACCCCATCCGCCTGCGCCATGAACTGCCGGAGCTGTTCAGCGCCATGAGCCGCCTGCTGCGCCAGGATCCGCTGGTGATCATCAACAGGGCGCGCCTTGCGGCAGCCTGA
- a CDS encoding ABC transporter permease, producing MTLFTEFGRYLLLIRGMFSKPENGKMYWKEIMHQCSEIGIGSLGIVVIISFFMGAVSALQTAYQITSPVIPKETIAQIVRDTVILEFAPTLVCIVLAGVVGSKIASELGNMRVSEQIDALEIMGINTKAYLVMPKVLGALVMIPLLVIISAGLGIWGGRLAGTMSGIISSQQFDRGLLSNFKEYNVFFALVKAYVFAFMISSIPAFYGYHVQGGALEIGRASTKSVVVSCVAILFADYILAALLLQ from the coding sequence ATGACATTATTTACTGAATTCGGCAGGTACCTCTTATTGATCAGAGGCATGTTCTCCAAACCGGAGAACGGGAAGATGTATTGGAAAGAAATAATGCACCAATGTTCCGAGATCGGGATCGGCTCCCTGGGCATTGTGGTCATCATCTCCTTTTTCATGGGGGCAGTGTCTGCCCTGCAGACCGCTTACCAGATCACCAGCCCCGTTATTCCCAAAGAAACCATCGCCCAGATCGTCCGGGATACGGTGATCCTGGAATTTGCCCCTACCCTGGTCTGTATTGTACTGGCCGGCGTGGTAGGCAGTAAGATTGCCAGTGAACTGGGGAATATGCGGGTCAGCGAACAGATTGACGCGCTGGAGATCATGGGCATCAATACCAAGGCCTACCTGGTAATGCCCAAGGTACTGGGCGCCCTGGTCATGATCCCCCTGCTGGTGATCATTTCCGCCGGCCTGGGTATCTGGGGCGGCAGGCTGGCAGGCACCATGTCAGGAATTATCAGCAGCCAGCAGTTTGACAGGGGTCTCCTGTCGAACTTTAAGGAATATAACGTGTTCTTTGCACTGGTAAAAGCATATGTATTTGCCTTTATGATCTCCAGTATCCCGGCTTTTTACGGCTACCACGTACAGGGCGGGGCACTGGAGATCGGCCGGGCAAGCACCAAATCCGTAGTGGTGAGCTGTGTGGCCATCTTATTTGCGGATTATATCCTGGCAGCCTTGCTGCTGCAATAA